Genomic DNA from Urocitellus parryii isolate mUroPar1 chromosome 5, mUroPar1.hap1, whole genome shotgun sequence:
ctctctctctctctctctctctctctctccaaaaaaataaaaaaatcctgagagaccaatatctctcatatcacttttgagaattaaaaaaaaaaaaggcctataTCAAGACTACTTGATCTTAAATGTCAGTCTTGTCTTTGCTAACCCATTGTTCCTGCCATTTAGGCCTCATGGAGCCAGAAGACTTAAAAACATGTCCTTATGTCCCGAACCACAGGATGCCAGCCAGCAGGTTACAGTACCACCTAGCATCATGCAAAAAGGTAAGTTTTCCTAGTAAGAACTGTAAATCCCCAGATGGAAAAAATAAGctcaaaatattaagtttttaaaaattatttttaaagcctggcatggtggtacatgtcaataacctcagctacttgggaggctgaggtatgaAGATCACAATTTAGGGAAATCTTGTGTCcaaataaagcaatttttaaaggGTGGAGccgtggttcagtggtggagtacttgactagcatgctctgagacctgggttcaatccccagcacaaaaaacaaaaaacaaacaaaaaaaaacttacagcTTCCAACCATATGTGGTACCTGCCACGTCTAAATGTTGGAACATGATAACTCTTCATCATTTCCAGAAAGATTAGAATGCAGGCAAAACCTAACAAGaattttttccttctagaaaaatcCAAAGATAGCTAAAAAGATGGCTAACTGCAAATATAATGCTTGTCATGTCGTCCCAATTGAAAGGCTCAAGGAGCATGAGGCTAACTGTACTGAAAGAACTGCAGTAGATGACGGTAagttttttatttggggggataGGGAAGTGACATCAAGTTCTGTTGCTTTGCATACCCCATGGCTGTGGAATCCTTAAACAAATGAGAGGagtgaaaaaacaaaaggagTCTCTACTCCTGTAATTTCTGGTCTACTTTATTTCAGAGCCATTTAATCTTCCAAAGGTTACTTTTCCAAGTTTGGAACCAAATGAAAAACCTTCTAATGCTGCCCATCAGATTCCTGACACTGATATCTGGAACGAAGGTGAGGAAGGGTAAAACGGTGAACATAATTATGAAGGAGGCCTGAGCCCTAAGGCCTTTATAGCTAACAGGCACAGCCCTGAGTCTTAATTATCTTTCCACAAAATCCTTTAGTAGAACAATCAAATTAGTAAATCTAAGAATTTCACCTGTTTCCAAAGAAGCAGCTCAGTAAAAAGGAGTCTAAGTAAAAtctaaatacactttttttttcgtgtaccagggattgaacccagtgacatgTAACTATTCAGCCACTTCCCCaactcctttttttatatttagatacaggatcttgctaagttgttagggcctcaataatttgctgaggctggatttgaactggcaatcctcctgcctcagacacccaagctgctgggattacaggcatgagccaccacacccagtctaAATTCACTCCtaacagttttttggttttttttttttttttttttagcagtatCTGGTCACTTTTCTGTGTACAGAAAACTTTACTGGTATAAACTAAGACTTGTAATATGAAAGGTTGAAATTTATTTCAAGtgggggccggggatgtggctcaagcggtagcgcgctcgcctggcatgcgtgcagcccgggttcgatcctcagcaccacataccaacaaagatgttgtgtccgccgagaactaaaaaataaatattaaaaaaaaattctctctcccctctctcactctcttaaaaaaaaaagaaatttatttcaagtGATATTTTGTATCTCAAGATGCATCATATTATAATGCATACTTCATTGGCTTTCAGTTAGATCTAGATTTGGCTATCTGCTGTGACCTTAAAGGAAGTTGCTTCCCAGCACATCTTATCTTTAAAAGCCTGCCTCACAATCaaccttaatattttttaattttttttagatgttgatggacctttattttttaatatttattttttagttgtagatggacacaatacctttattttgtttacttttttttttaatgtggtgctgagaatcaaacccagtgtcccacacatgctagacaagtgctctaccactgaaccacaactccagccctccacCTTAATATCACATAGGAGCTAGACATGTAGCTGAGGAGCAGAGTGCTTTTctggcatgtgcaagaccctgggttcaatctgtatcaccaccaagaaaaaaaaattcaaaatgtatgttAGTGTAATTCTAGCTCCTCCTCTAACATATAAACTTCAAATCATGCAAATATCATGGCTTAACACAATAGAAGTTTTCTTGTGCAAATCCTAATACAATCATTCACTTGGTACCGATTCAAGGACAATGGGCTCTTTTCATCTGTGGCTGTCACCTTTCACATTTATCTTCTACAGAAGGAACATAGAGAAAGTgcaactgcatttttttttaattgaacccaggggtgcttacccactgagtcacattcccagcctttttattttgagacagagtctcgctaagttgctgaggctggcttttgaacttgcgattctcctgcctcagccttttgagccactgggatcatagg
This window encodes:
- the LOC113189719 gene encoding gametocyte-specific factor 1-like codes for the protein MEPEDLKTCPYVPNHRMPASRLQYHLASCKKKNPKIAKKMANCKYNACHVVPIERLKEHEANCTERTAVDDEPFNLPKVTFPSLEPNEKPSNAAHQIPDTDIWNEDNMHHSPSFVLQTFTPKMLVCESDPRDLKKEVTDNNDPNNYKSWRKASGTGSGRCRGVAKGRRRRWGERLSIELSALGL